In one Molothrus ater isolate BHLD 08-10-18 breed brown headed cowbird chromosome 6, BPBGC_Mater_1.1, whole genome shotgun sequence genomic region, the following are encoded:
- the VCPKMT gene encoding protein N-lysine methyltransferase METTL21D produces MAGFVRELERRAGPALRLEQRAAGGVGCVVWDAALVLAKFLETGACPLARRHVLELGAGTGAVGIMAATLGANVTVTDLEELQELLMVNIENNKHLVTGSVRAKVLKWGEDVTEFQPPPDYILMADCIYYEESLEPLLKTLKDLTGPDTCVLCCYEQRTMGKNPEIERKYFELLQRDFELEKIPLDRHDEEYRSEDIHIVSIHRKQVNFPS; encoded by the exons ATGGCGGGCTTCGTGAGGGAGCTGGagcggcgggccgggccggcgctgCGGCTGGAGCAGCGGGCGGCCGGCGGCGTGGGCTGTGTGGTGTGGGACGCCGCGCTGGTGCTCGCCAAGTTCCTGGAGACCGGCGCCTGCCCCCTCGCCCGTCGCCACGTCCTGGAGCTGGGCGCGGGCACCGGCGCCGTCGGCATCATGGCAGCCACGCTGGG GGCGAACGTGACGGTCACagacctggaggagctgcaggagctgttgaTGGTTAATATTGAGAATAACAAGCACCTGGTCACAGGGTCCGTCCGAGCCAAGGTACTGAAATG ggGTGAAGATGTAACAGAATTTCAGCCTCCCCCTGATTATATACTCATGGCTGATTGCATTTACTATGAGGAG TCCTTGGAGCCCTTGCTGAAGACCCTGAAGGACCTGACAGGCCCTGACACTTGTGTCCTGTGCTGCTATGAACAGAGGACTATGGGGAAGAACCCTGAAATTGAGagaaaatactttgaa ctgctccagagggactTTGAGCTGGAGAAGATTCCCCTGGATAGGCACGACGAGGAGTATCGGAGCGAGGACATCCACATCGTGAGCATCCACAGGAAGCAGGTG AATTTCCCATCGTGA